One Candidatus Nanopelagicales bacterium DNA window includes the following coding sequences:
- a CDS encoding DUF1003 domain-containing protein, whose amino-acid sequence MASRPTRREARLDQPYERSRSMRGSYDPERFGRISEKVARYIGSWAFIAWMTVVVGAWVLVNTVGPEDWHVDPFPFIFLTLLLSLQASYAAPLILLAQNRQSDRDRVQYQEDRLRTERLLADSDYLAREIAALRLALGEVATRDYIRGELRDMVTDLREHIDAMNLDDEPDERDRTNDR is encoded by the coding sequence GTGGCTAGCCGCCCAACGCGTCGCGAAGCGCGTTTGGACCAGCCGTATGAGCGCAGTCGCTCGATGCGTGGCAGTTACGACCCAGAACGCTTTGGTCGCATCTCAGAAAAGGTAGCGCGCTATATCGGTTCATGGGCCTTCATTGCGTGGATGACCGTGGTCGTCGGCGCATGGGTGCTTGTGAACACCGTGGGGCCTGAAGACTGGCATGTGGATCCATTCCCATTCATCTTTTTAACACTGCTGTTGTCATTGCAGGCGTCGTATGCAGCACCACTGATTTTGCTGGCCCAGAATCGTCAATCCGACCGCGATCGCGTGCAATATCAAGAAGACCGCCTGCGCACTGAGCGCTTGCTGGCCGACAGCGACTACCTGGCTCGAGAAATTGCGGCCTTGCGCTTGGCACTTGGTGAAGTTGCTACTCGTGACTACATACGTGGTGAACTCCGAGACATGGTCACTGACCTTCGTGAGCATATTGACGCCATGAATCTTGACGATGAGCCTGATGAGCGGGACCGCACGAACGATCGCTAG
- a CDS encoding CBS domain-containing protein has product MTTAATRVFLARLAGVRVFDPNGEQLGKVRDSIIVMRSSNPRLTGLVVEVQARRRIFVPMSKVTSVDANQIIVTGVVNLRRFAKRPNETLLTAELLDRTVQFLETGEEVSVIDVGVERDRTQDWIVTQLFIQKGNGGFRRRGERIVVDWDEVSGLALPSTSDQSATTMLESIDSLRAADIADLLQELPIKRQMEIARQLKDDRLADVLEELPEDDRVEIVQLLEVERAADVIEEMDPDDAADLISELPPERAADLLDRMEPEEAEDIRRLLSYDELSAGGMMTTEPIVMSTDATVADALAQIRNPELSPALASQVYVTRNPTETPTGKYLGTCHFQRLLREPPATLVSSLVDTDLVPVRPNAPLSQVTRTFAAYNLAALPVVDEHGHLLGAISVDDVIDHMLPEDWRENDGEDRG; this is encoded by the coding sequence ATGACCACAGCAGCCACACGGGTATTCCTTGCCCGACTTGCCGGGGTCCGCGTCTTTGATCCCAACGGTGAGCAGCTGGGCAAAGTGCGCGACAGCATCATCGTGATGCGCTCCTCAAACCCTCGCCTGACTGGCTTGGTGGTAGAAGTTCAAGCGCGCCGCCGCATCTTCGTACCAATGTCCAAGGTCACCTCGGTTGACGCCAACCAGATCATTGTGACCGGTGTAGTGAACCTGCGCCGCTTTGCCAAGCGCCCAAATGAAACCTTGCTCACTGCCGAACTTCTCGATCGAACTGTGCAATTCCTGGAAACAGGCGAAGAGGTGTCAGTGATCGACGTTGGTGTTGAACGTGATCGCACCCAAGACTGGATAGTCACGCAGCTCTTTATTCAAAAAGGCAATGGCGGTTTCCGCCGGCGAGGTGAGCGCATCGTTGTCGATTGGGATGAAGTCAGCGGTCTTGCACTACCAAGCACAAGCGATCAATCAGCCACAACAATGCTCGAATCCATTGATAGCTTGCGCGCTGCTGACATTGCAGATTTGCTACAGGAACTTCCGATTAAGCGTCAGATGGAAATTGCTCGCCAATTGAAAGACGATCGCCTAGCAGACGTTCTTGAAGAACTTCCTGAAGATGATCGCGTTGAAATTGTGCAGTTACTTGAAGTTGAGCGTGCAGCAGATGTTATTGAAGAGATGGACCCTGACGATGCTGCCGACCTAATCTCCGAGCTTCCACCTGAGCGCGCAGCCGATTTGCTTGATCGCATGGAGCCAGAAGAAGCTGAAGATATTCGTCGCTTGCTCTCATATGACGAACTCAGCGCTGGCGGCATGATGACAACCGAACCAATCGTGATGTCAACGGATGCAACAGTTGCGGACGCACTTGCACAGATTCGTAACCCGGAACTTTCACCGGCACTTGCGTCCCAGGTATATGTCACACGTAACCCGACAGAAACACCTACGGGCAAGTATTTGGGCACCTGTCACTTCCAGCGTTTACTGCGCGAACCACCTGCAACATTGGTGTCGTCACTCGTTGATACCGATTTAGTTCCAGTGCGCCCAAATGCTCCGTTGAGCCAAGTCACTCGAACGTTTGCTGCCTACAACCTTGCGGCTCTTCCAGTCGTTGACGAGCATGGTCACTTGCTTGGTGCGATTTCCGTTGACGACGTTATCGACCACATGCTGCCTGAAGATTGGCGCGAAAACGACGGAGAAGATCGTGGCTAG
- a CDS encoding ATP-binding protein, translating to MRFNYQLDGDLLQLREFRQALEVWPHVIPALSDDLLIVANELASNALAYGLPPIQVTVVASRAQIRIQVTQNFSGSNQVPELAKEPGLRGRGLVLVNALSSEWGWLQSGPSLVVWAVLALPGNLSQ from the coding sequence ATGCGGTTCAACTATCAACTCGATGGCGACCTGCTTCAGTTACGTGAATTTCGTCAAGCCTTGGAAGTCTGGCCGCATGTGATTCCTGCTTTGAGTGATGACCTCCTCATCGTCGCCAATGAGTTGGCCAGCAATGCCTTGGCCTACGGCTTGCCGCCAATACAGGTCACTGTGGTTGCCTCCAGGGCCCAGATTCGAATCCAGGTCACTCAGAACTTCTCAGGCTCGAACCAGGTTCCAGAACTCGCAAAGGAACCCGGGCTACGAGGCCGAGGCCTGGTCCTCGTCAATGCCCTCAGCAGTGAGTGGGGCTGGCTCCAAAGTGGCCCAAGCCTCGTTGTTTGGGCGGTTTTGGCCCTCCCCGGTAACCTTTCACAATGA
- a CDS encoding ParA family protein encodes MAHVLAFANQKGGVGKTTTVVSVAAALVELGQRVLVVDLDAQACATFSLGIDPEDVQLCTRELIVEGKAAQRAIITTSEGVDLLPATIRLADADAALATSKGREFAVREALKPLQGSYDWILLDCAPSLGIVTVGALIAANSVAIPLQCETLSHRGVGQLMQTISDVRTYANPELKVAGIIPTQFDGRTTHARSVLADLPMTYGVHVLPAIARSIRFAEAPAVGQTVLATAPTSVGARNYRELAQALLAL; translated from the coding sequence GTGGCCCACGTCCTTGCGTTCGCAAATCAAAAGGGTGGTGTGGGTAAAACCACCACAGTGGTCAGTGTTGCCGCTGCACTTGTTGAACTGGGCCAACGCGTGCTGGTCGTTGACCTTGATGCGCAAGCCTGTGCAACCTTCAGTCTGGGTATTGACCCTGAAGATGTGCAGCTGTGTACACGTGAACTCATCGTTGAAGGTAAGGCAGCACAACGAGCAATCATCACAACCAGTGAAGGTGTGGATCTTTTGCCCGCAACTATTCGCCTTGCGGATGCTGATGCAGCACTTGCAACATCCAAAGGTCGAGAATTTGCAGTACGCGAAGCGTTGAAACCCTTGCAGGGTTCATATGACTGGATCCTGCTTGATTGCGCACCATCGCTCGGCATCGTCACTGTTGGTGCACTAATCGCAGCAAACTCTGTTGCCATTCCTCTGCAATGCGAAACTTTGTCGCACCGAGGCGTCGGACAGTTAATGCAAACCATTAGCGATGTGCGTACCTATGCAAATCCGGAACTCAAAGTTGCAGGCATCATCCCAACGCAATTTGATGGACGCACTACCCATGCACGTTCGGTGTTAGCGGATTTACCAATGACCTACGGCGTTCACGTGTTGCCAGCAATTGCGCGGTCAATTCGCTTTGCTGAGGCGCCCGCTGTCGGTCAAACAGTGCTCGCTACGGCGCCAACAAGTGTTGGCGCTCGTAACTATCGAGAGCTTGCGCAAGCATTGCTTGCGTTGTAG
- a CDS encoding DEAD/DEAH box helicase codes for MALRPTSRYWGVTLSTSSTVDPTSAPTFAELGTDPRIAAALLEDGIERAFPIQEMCLSMALEGRDIIGQAKTGTGKTLGFGIPLLQRIDLEGDRDKPQAIVICPTRELGLQVATDLERAGRLRGVKVLAVYGGRAYEPQIEALQNGVDVVVGTPGRIIDLSNRKDLDLSNIRVLVLDEADEMLDMGFLPDVERIVSAVPAKRQTMLFSATMPGQILNLARRYMTTPTHIRASEPGNDTQTVDAIEQHVWRAHPLDKVEVVARVLQAEGRQLAMIFTRTKRKAQKIADDLTERGFAVGSVHGDLGQGAREQALRAFRNGKVDVLVCTDVAARGIDVDNVTHVINYECPDDEKTYVHRIGRTGRAGNSGVAVTLVDWEDIARWQMIDRALKLPFKDPIETYSTSDHLYTGLNIPAGTTGSLPKSGQTREGLKAEGVEDLGETGKKKPAGNNDKHHGKSHGDKPKGDRPRGDRPRNDKPRTDRPRNDKQKSDAPKSDADQKDAAALKTEGARQRRRTRSGKPATPAAE; via the coding sequence TTGGCCCTCCGCCCCACGAGTCGTTACTGGGGAGTCACCCTGAGCACTTCAAGCACCGTTGACCCAACGAGCGCACCTACGTTCGCTGAATTGGGCACCGACCCACGCATTGCCGCTGCCCTTCTCGAAGATGGCATCGAACGCGCCTTTCCTATTCAGGAAATGTGCCTTTCGATGGCGCTCGAAGGCCGCGACATCATTGGCCAGGCGAAGACCGGCACCGGAAAGACCCTGGGCTTTGGCATTCCGCTACTGCAGCGCATTGATCTGGAAGGTGACCGCGATAAGCCTCAGGCCATCGTGATCTGCCCAACCCGCGAACTTGGCCTTCAGGTTGCCACCGACCTTGAACGCGCTGGTCGTTTGCGTGGAGTCAAGGTTCTTGCTGTGTACGGCGGTCGTGCTTATGAACCACAGATCGAAGCCTTGCAAAACGGCGTCGACGTTGTTGTTGGCACGCCGGGGCGAATCATTGACCTTTCTAATCGCAAGGATCTTGATCTCAGCAATATTCGCGTGCTCGTTCTTGACGAAGCAGACGAAATGCTCGACATGGGCTTCTTGCCTGATGTTGAGCGGATTGTTTCCGCTGTTCCAGCAAAACGTCAGACCATGTTGTTCTCAGCAACAATGCCGGGTCAGATCCTGAATCTCGCTCGTCGTTATATGACTACCCCAACTCACATCCGTGCAAGTGAGCCAGGCAATGACACGCAAACGGTTGATGCCATTGAGCAGCATGTGTGGCGTGCGCACCCACTCGACAAAGTTGAAGTAGTTGCACGCGTTCTTCAGGCTGAAGGCCGTCAACTGGCAATGATCTTTACACGCACAAAGCGCAAGGCTCAAAAGATTGCTGACGATCTCACCGAGCGCGGTTTCGCTGTGGGTTCAGTACATGGTGACCTTGGTCAAGGTGCACGCGAGCAAGCTCTCCGCGCATTCCGCAACGGCAAGGTTGACGTTCTCGTCTGCACCGACGTCGCAGCTCGCGGTATCGATGTTGACAACGTCACGCATGTAATCAACTACGAATGCCCTGATGATGAGAAAACTTATGTGCACCGCATTGGTCGCACGGGTCGCGCTGGTAACTCAGGTGTTGCCGTCACTCTTGTTGACTGGGAAGACATTGCGCGTTGGCAAATGATTGATCGCGCTTTGAAGCTTCCGTTCAAGGATCCAATCGAGACCTACTCAACTAGCGATCACTTGTACACCGGCTTGAACATTCCCGCTGGTACTACTGGTTCATTGCCAAAGTCAGGCCAAACCCGAGAAGGCCTGAAGGCAGAAGGCGTTGAAGATCTTGGGGAAACCGGCAAGAAGAAGCCTGCCGGCAATAACGACAAGCATCATGGCAAGTCACATGGCGACAAGCCAAAGGGTGATCGGCCACGCGGCGACCGTCCGCGTAATGACAAGCCACGAACTGATCGCCCTCGCAACGACAAGCAAAAGTCGGATGCGCCTAAGTCTGATGCTGACCAAAAAGATGCAGCTGCTTTGAAAACTGAAGGCGCTCGTCAGCGTCGTCGCACCCGTAGTGGCAAGCCTGCAACACCTGCAGCTGAATAA
- a CDS encoding DUF3107 domain-containing protein: protein MEIKIGVQYSPREISLESEEKPETISKAVDAAISAGSLLKLTDDRGRTVIIPGDKITYVELGPASSRKVGFGH, encoded by the coding sequence ATGGAAATCAAGATTGGCGTTCAGTACTCACCACGCGAGATCTCCCTTGAGAGCGAAGAGAAGCCAGAAACCATCTCCAAGGCCGTCGATGCAGCGATCTCTGCAGGCTCACTGCTCAAGCTCACCGACGATCGCGGTCGCACTGTGATCATTCCTGGCGACAAGATCACCTACGTTGAGCTTGGACCTGCTTCGTCACGCAAGGTTGGTTTCGGCCACTAA
- a CDS encoding alpha/beta fold hydrolase, which translates to MSGQIQPWPREEVFFPARTLAYRHAQSTTSDAEPALMLHGLGGSSLNWTDLMGQLQPEVNSWALDLPGFGMSPPPRDGNFAPLGHARAAVDFIERHLDGSPVHLFGNSMGGAVALQVAARRPDLVKTLTLISPALPDVSPNKANFILPVMAIPGFGEAAMKKSSELPVATRVQSTIDTVFANPSVVTAQRFAESLTEAQMRDELSYANDAFLQSLRGLLGTYFERGRHRPWKLAEMVQAQSLLIYGLQDPLVDARVAHKSTKYFKDAQVMVLPDSAHVSQMEKPDVVAQAWIARFR; encoded by the coding sequence GTGTCAGGACAAATTCAGCCGTGGCCGCGTGAGGAAGTTTTCTTCCCTGCGCGAACGTTGGCCTATCGGCACGCTCAATCCACAACATCTGACGCTGAACCAGCGTTGATGTTGCATGGTCTTGGCGGATCCTCGTTGAACTGGACTGACCTCATGGGTCAGTTGCAACCTGAGGTGAATTCCTGGGCCTTGGACCTTCCCGGTTTTGGGATGTCGCCACCGCCACGCGATGGCAACTTTGCACCCCTTGGGCATGCGCGAGCCGCTGTTGATTTCATTGAGCGTCATCTCGATGGATCGCCTGTGCATCTTTTTGGAAACTCAATGGGTGGAGCAGTTGCGCTGCAAGTCGCAGCACGCCGACCCGATCTCGTGAAAACCCTGACACTGATTTCGCCTGCGCTTCCTGACGTGAGTCCGAATAAAGCCAACTTCATCTTGCCGGTCATGGCTATTCCAGGATTTGGTGAAGCCGCAATGAAGAAATCCAGCGAACTTCCAGTTGCAACACGAGTGCAGTCAACAATTGACACGGTGTTTGCCAATCCAAGCGTGGTGACCGCGCAACGATTTGCTGAGTCACTTACTGAAGCGCAAATGCGCGATGAGTTGTCGTATGCAAATGATGCGTTCCTGCAGTCACTACGAGGTTTACTCGGAACGTACTTCGAACGCGGACGCCACCGTCCATGGAAACTTGCGGAAATGGTGCAAGCACAAAGTCTTTTGATTTATGGACTACAGGATCCTTTGGTTGATGCGCGAGTAGCGCACAAGAGCACGAAGTATTTCAAGGATGCACAAGTAATGGTGCTGCCTGATTCAGCACATGTTTCGCAAATGGAAAAGCCTGATGTTGTTGCGCAAGCATGGATTGCGCGTTTTCGCTAG
- a CDS encoding ATPase, T2SS/T4P/T4SS family translates to MSTATRVRELVEQQARAAIRNDGLDPLSQPEKFRALVEQCAMDTWIAQGARSVDGDPAVVAKEVLRVISGFGALQQFFDDPTIEEIWLNEPGRVFIARHGKPELTSVVLGDREVRDLVERMLRVSGRRLDTSSPFVDAVLPDGSRLHVVIPDITRNHWAVNIRRFVVRPKSVEALVPLGTLTHQAAAFLRAAVMSGLNIVIAGGTQAGKTTLLNSLLGSVASDERIVSCEEVFEIQLVHPDWVAMQTRDATLEGVGEIPLRRLIREALRMRPTRLVVGEVRQAEALDLLIAMNSGMPAMATLHANSAREAVTKLCTLPLLAGQNIPGDFVVPTVAGCVDLVIHTTTTASGHRRISEICALPGRVENGVIEMAELFIDRGQGLVRMSGWPPRQERFAQAGFDLSALLTLTHQESQSWAA, encoded by the coding sequence ATGAGCACTGCAACGCGAGTACGTGAACTTGTAGAGCAACAAGCGCGTGCTGCTATTCGCAACGATGGCTTGGACCCGCTTTCGCAACCAGAAAAATTTCGGGCTCTGGTCGAGCAATGCGCAATGGACACGTGGATTGCCCAAGGTGCTCGTTCGGTTGATGGCGATCCAGCAGTCGTTGCCAAGGAAGTGTTGCGAGTGATCTCGGGTTTTGGTGCGCTCCAGCAATTTTTCGATGACCCAACTATCGAGGAAATCTGGCTCAATGAACCCGGGCGAGTGTTTATTGCGCGTCACGGCAAACCAGAACTCACTTCCGTAGTGCTCGGTGATCGTGAAGTGCGCGATCTCGTTGAACGCATGCTGCGGGTTTCTGGGCGCCGTTTGGACACCTCAAGTCCATTTGTTGATGCGGTACTTCCCGATGGAAGCCGTTTGCATGTCGTGATTCCGGACATCACTCGCAATCATTGGGCGGTCAATATTCGCCGATTCGTTGTTCGACCCAAATCAGTCGAGGCGCTTGTGCCACTTGGGACGTTGACGCATCAGGCAGCTGCTTTTCTTCGTGCTGCAGTGATGAGTGGTCTCAATATTGTGATTGCAGGAGGAACACAAGCGGGAAAAACAACACTGCTCAATTCATTGCTCGGTTCGGTTGCCAGCGACGAACGCATTGTGAGTTGCGAGGAAGTTTTTGAGATCCAGCTCGTACACCCTGACTGGGTAGCCATGCAAACAAGGGATGCCACTCTTGAAGGTGTTGGCGAAATCCCACTGCGTCGCCTCATTCGTGAGGCCCTGCGAATGCGCCCAACGCGGCTCGTTGTCGGTGAGGTTAGGCAAGCTGAGGCGCTTGACCTGCTGATTGCGATGAACAGCGGCATGCCGGCTATGGCAACCCTGCACGCAAACAGTGCGCGCGAGGCTGTCACCAAGTTGTGCACGCTGCCATTACTCGCGGGTCAAAACATTCCCGGCGATTTTGTTGTTCCCACCGTGGCGGGCTGCGTTGATTTAGTCATTCACACCACGACCACAGCTTCTGGCCACCGACGTATTTCGGAAATTTGTGCGTTACCTGGCCGAGTTGAAAACGGTGTGATCGAGATGGCCGAACTCTTCATCGATCGTGGCCAGGGGCTGGTGCGCATGAGTGGATGGCCACCACGTCAGGAGCGATTTGCACAGGCTGGTTTTGATCTCAGTGCTTTGCTGACGCTTACACATCAAGAATCCCAAAGCTGGGCTGCGTAA
- a CDS encoding type II secretion system F family protein: MGALVGLLLGAGALLILFGFTAQRSAMNVRVHSYFFTRLAQQSGIPRLTGISLFGICVAFAAIAAVLALFITAVPMVALIAAIASGWIPILLIRRRGRLHHKAVRKAWPDVVDSLLSAVRAGLSLPEAVCELGSKGPVALRRQFADFAADYRASGSFVESLNGLGEQLADPVADRVIAALRIAREVGGNDLGSVLRTLSLLLREDARVRGEIEARQSWTINAARLAVAAPWITLALLSTRPEAMRAYNSSSGALVLIAATALSFVAYRSMMFVSRLPVEPRLVKA, encoded by the coding sequence ATGGGTGCACTCGTCGGGTTACTTCTTGGGGCCGGCGCCCTGCTCATTCTTTTTGGGTTCACAGCTCAACGCAGTGCGATGAATGTTCGCGTGCATTCATATTTCTTTACGCGATTAGCGCAGCAGTCAGGGATTCCTCGTTTAACAGGTATTTCACTCTTCGGCATTTGTGTTGCATTTGCGGCAATTGCTGCAGTACTAGCGCTCTTCATTACAGCTGTTCCGATGGTTGCGCTTATCGCGGCTATTGCCAGCGGATGGATACCAATCCTGCTAATTCGGCGGCGTGGTCGTCTGCATCACAAGGCAGTGCGTAAAGCCTGGCCTGATGTTGTTGATTCACTCTTGAGTGCTGTTCGAGCTGGCTTGTCTCTTCCCGAGGCGGTGTGCGAGTTGGGGAGTAAGGGCCCCGTTGCTCTGCGCAGGCAATTCGCGGACTTCGCAGCGGATTACCGGGCCAGTGGTTCGTTTGTTGAGTCGCTGAATGGATTGGGTGAGCAACTTGCTGACCCAGTAGCCGATCGAGTGATCGCTGCATTGCGCATCGCTCGTGAAGTTGGTGGCAATGATCTGGGATCAGTGCTGCGTACCTTGAGCTTGTTGCTTCGCGAGGATGCGCGGGTTCGGGGCGAAATTGAAGCGCGGCAGAGTTGGACAATTAACGCAGCTCGCCTGGCGGTGGCGGCTCCCTGGATAACTCTTGCTTTGCTCTCAACGCGGCCTGAGGCAATGCGTGCGTACAACAGCAGTTCTGGAGCGTTAGTGCTGATTGCCGCAACGGCACTTTCATTCGTTGCCTACCGCTCGATGATGTTTGTGAGTCGCTTACCGGTTGAACCCAGGCTGGTGAAGGCATGA